A single Actinomadura algeriensis DNA region contains:
- a CDS encoding GTP-binding protein, producing MVSGPSSVRARRLPTAVKIVIAGGFGVGKTTMVGTVSETRPLRTEEILTDESVGVDDVSGVERKHTTTVAMDFGRITIKDEYVLYLFGTPGQQRFWFMWDEVTLGSLGAVVLADTRRLSDCFPSVDYFERRNTPFIVAVNCFEGAQQYDLEEIQMALNLGPKVPVMLCDARTLDSCKEVLIDLVLHAMKSRGLTEEQRA from the coding sequence ATGGTCTCCGGGCCCTCTAGCGTGCGCGCGCGTCGGCTGCCCACCGCGGTGAAGATCGTGATCGCGGGCGGCTTCGGTGTCGGCAAGACCACGATGGTCGGAACCGTCTCGGAGACCCGCCCGCTGCGCACCGAGGAGATCCTCACCGACGAGAGCGTCGGCGTCGACGACGTCTCCGGCGTCGAACGCAAGCACACGACGACCGTCGCGATGGACTTCGGCCGCATCACGATCAAGGACGAGTACGTCCTCTACCTGTTCGGCACGCCCGGCCAGCAGCGGTTCTGGTTCATGTGGGACGAGGTCACGCTGGGCTCTCTCGGCGCGGTCGTCCTCGCCGACACCCGCCGCCTGTCCGACTGCTTCCCCTCGGTCGACTACTTCGAGCGCCGCAACACCCCCTTCATCGTCGCGGTCAACTGCTTCGAGGGCGCGCAGCAGTACGACCTGGAGGAGATCCAGATGGCCCTCAACCTGGGCCCGAAGGTCCCCGTCATGCTCTGCGACGCCCGCACCCTCGACTCGTGCAAGGAGGTCCTCATCGACCTCGTCCTGCACGCCATGAAGTCCCGCGGCCTGACCGAAGAACAACGGGCGTAA
- a CDS encoding roadblock/LC7 domain-containing protein: MTQKTGSATDLGWLLDDLVRRLPHARGAVVLSADGLLMASSEGVTQDDGEHLAAVAAGMQSLAKGAGARFGGGAVRQTIIEMQTAFLLVTVAGKGACLAVLAGEEADVGLIAYEMAMLVTSMGHHLTTPSRSEVAEDRP, from the coding sequence GTGACGCAGAAGACGGGGTCCGCAACCGACCTGGGCTGGCTGCTGGACGACCTCGTCCGCCGGCTCCCGCACGCCCGCGGCGCGGTCGTCCTGTCGGCCGACGGCCTGCTCATGGCCTCCTCCGAGGGCGTGACCCAGGACGACGGCGAGCACCTGGCCGCCGTCGCGGCGGGCATGCAGAGCCTCGCCAAGGGCGCCGGAGCACGCTTCGGCGGCGGCGCGGTCCGGCAGACGATCATCGAGATGCAGACGGCCTTCCTGCTGGTCACGGTGGCCGGGAAGGGCGCGTGCCTGGCCGTCCTCGCCGGTGAGGAGGCCGACGTGGGCCTGATCGCCTACGAGATGGCGATGCTGGTCACGTCCATGGGGCACCACCTGACCACGCCGTCGCGGTCCGAGGTCGCGGAGGACCGGCCCTGA
- a CDS encoding DUF742 domain-containing protein — protein MMPPEDPRPWPDEPAPRPPDDVIDDRTGPMVRPYVMTSGRMEPARGKFDLITLVVASGPEPEGPVGLGPEHLAIVRLCQSVMSVAELTGHLDLPVATVRVMLGDLLDKGFVMMQEPEPEADMHDIRLYKAVIDGLRAL, from the coding sequence ATGATGCCCCCCGAAGACCCCCGGCCCTGGCCGGACGAGCCGGCGCCGCGGCCGCCCGACGACGTGATCGACGACCGTACGGGCCCCATGGTGCGCCCGTACGTGATGACCAGCGGACGGATGGAACCCGCCCGCGGCAAGTTCGACCTCATCACGCTCGTGGTGGCGTCCGGACCGGAACCCGAGGGGCCCGTCGGTCTCGGCCCCGAACATCTGGCGATCGTCCGGCTGTGCCAGTCGGTGATGTCGGTGGCGGAGCTCACCGGCCACCTCGACCTTCCCGTCGCGACCGTCCGGGTCATGCTCGGCGACCTCCTCGACAAGGGGTTCGTCATGATGCAGGAGCCCGAACCGGAGGCGGACATGCACGACATCAGGCTCTACAAGGCGGTGATCGATGGTCTCCGGGCCCTCTAG
- a CDS encoding prenyltransferase/squalene oxidase repeat-containing protein: MSIDDHPLIQPVPSAIWTSDAEPHLAAATDELIADLVAHPWGQATPSVYETGRLVTLVPWLTGHVERVEFLLARQRPDGAWGAPDDGYALVPTLSAAEALLSVLVAPTGAYPADAAVAPAAARALAAISGRMCGPSAPVLDLPDMPAIELIVPALVERINESLERLSERPVPGLEAWTGYRLDLPAGLDSAKLDLVRTLLDSGADVPKKLVHALEVAGRSAGVPRLRPEQTGTIGASPAATAAWLGHGPVEPSSPARWYLETVVAEHGGPVPCGFPLTVFERGWVLAWLARAGVRFSVPPELVLSLTTPLGPLGTSTADGLPADADTTSGALYALALVGAPHPPDALNAYELDTHFCTWQGEDGASITTNAHVLEAFGQYLTVVADDAAAARYRASARKAAAWLRGQQAPDGSWLDRWHASPCYATACAAIALAAFGGPESRGAVEAARRWVLETQREDGSWGRWEGTVEETAYAVQLLLLTGAPDAETLLAVRRGRPHLLRSLTEPDDAAEPSMWHDKDLYRPAAIVRAAVISALAAAEGTADFR; the protein is encoded by the coding sequence GTGAGCATCGATGACCATCCCCTGATCCAGCCCGTCCCGTCCGCGATCTGGACGTCGGACGCCGAGCCGCACCTGGCCGCCGCCACGGACGAGCTGATCGCCGACCTCGTCGCGCACCCATGGGGACAGGCCACGCCGTCGGTCTACGAGACGGGACGCCTGGTGACGCTCGTCCCGTGGCTGACCGGCCACGTGGAACGCGTGGAGTTCCTCCTGGCCCGGCAGCGCCCGGACGGAGCGTGGGGCGCGCCCGACGACGGGTACGCGCTCGTCCCGACGCTGAGCGCGGCCGAGGCACTGCTGTCGGTACTGGTCGCGCCCACCGGCGCGTACCCGGCGGACGCCGCCGTCGCGCCCGCCGCGGCGCGCGCCCTGGCCGCGATCTCCGGCCGGATGTGCGGCCCGTCCGCCCCGGTTCTGGACCTGCCGGACATGCCGGCCATCGAGCTGATCGTCCCCGCGCTGGTCGAGCGGATCAACGAGTCGCTGGAGCGGCTGAGCGAACGTCCGGTGCCGGGTCTGGAAGCGTGGACGGGGTACCGGCTGGACCTCCCGGCGGGCCTGGACTCCGCCAAGCTCGACCTCGTCCGGACGCTCCTCGACTCGGGGGCCGACGTTCCGAAGAAGCTCGTGCACGCGCTGGAGGTCGCCGGACGCTCGGCCGGGGTGCCGCGGCTGCGCCCGGAACAGACCGGCACGATCGGCGCGTCCCCGGCCGCCACCGCCGCCTGGCTCGGCCACGGGCCGGTCGAACCGAGCAGCCCGGCCCGCTGGTACCTCGAGACGGTCGTCGCCGAGCACGGCGGCCCGGTCCCGTGCGGCTTCCCGCTGACGGTGTTCGAACGCGGGTGGGTGCTCGCGTGGCTGGCGCGCGCGGGCGTCCGGTTCTCCGTCCCCCCGGAACTCGTGCTCAGCCTGACGACGCCGCTCGGCCCACTGGGCACCTCCACGGCCGACGGCCTGCCGGCGGACGCCGACACGACGTCGGGGGCCCTGTACGCGCTCGCGCTGGTCGGCGCCCCGCATCCGCCCGACGCGCTGAACGCCTACGAGCTGGACACCCATTTCTGCACCTGGCAGGGCGAGGACGGCGCCTCGATCACGACGAACGCGCACGTCCTGGAGGCGTTCGGCCAGTACCTGACCGTGGTCGCCGACGACGCGGCCGCCGCGCGGTACCGGGCGTCCGCGCGCAAGGCGGCCGCGTGGCTGCGCGGGCAGCAGGCCCCGGACGGCAGCTGGCTGGACCGCTGGCACGCGTCCCCGTGCTACGCGACGGCGTGCGCGGCCATCGCGCTCGCCGCCTTCGGCGGCCCCGAGTCGCGCGGGGCGGTGGAGGCGGCGCGCCGCTGGGTGCTGGAGACGCAGCGCGAGGACGGCTCGTGGGGGCGGTGGGAGGGCACGGTGGAGGAGACCGCCTACGCGGTGCAGCTGCTCCTGCTGACCGGCGCCCCGGACGCCGAGACGCTGCTCGCGGTCCGCCGCGGACGCCCGCACCTGCTGCGCTCGCTCACCGAACCGGACGACGCCGCGGAGCCCTCGATGTGGCACGACAAGGACCTGTACCGGCCCGCCGCGATCGTCCGCGCCGCGGTCATCTCCGCGCTGGCGGCGGCGGAGGGCACAGCCGACTTTAGGTAA